A genomic region of Brevibacillus sp. JNUCC-41 contains the following coding sequences:
- a CDS encoding MFS transporter, with the protein MEIKKGKTLSRVVGASLIGSTIEWYDFFLYGVVAGIVFNKLYFPTDDPIVSTLLAYATFAVGFIARPVGGLIFGHFGDKIGRKSMLITSLGIMGGSTVLIALIPTYNQIGIWAPICLLILRILQGIGLGGEWGGAVLMTFEHAPIKKRGLYASLPQIGLSIGLLLASGVVGVLSSTLSDSQFMSWGWRTAFALSSILIFLGLWIRLNVSESPEFKKVKENNIESNMPIKDMWKNNTGNVLAGMGARYIDGVFFNVMGVFSITYLTNSLDLSRTEALLGVSAAAFVMCFFIPIFGHVSDRLGRTRTYLIGSLVTGLSALPAFWIMSNSNGSTLVIWLALIIPLGIFYSSVYGPEAALFAELFDAPVRYTGMSFVYQFSGIFASGLTPIIATALLGYNNGSPILLSLYVAFAGLVSAISVWWIGNNKKLKSTPNIKSEAMIKKG; encoded by the coding sequence ATGGAAATAAAAAAGGGTAAAACACTCTCACGTGTGGTGGGGGCTAGTCTCATTGGTTCAACGATTGAGTGGTATGACTTTTTCCTTTACGGTGTAGTCGCTGGAATTGTATTCAATAAGCTATACTTTCCTACTGATGATCCGATCGTATCCACTTTGTTAGCCTATGCCACCTTTGCTGTGGGGTTCATAGCCCGACCGGTGGGAGGATTAATTTTTGGTCATTTCGGAGACAAAATCGGTCGGAAAAGCATGTTGATAACCAGTTTAGGCATTATGGGCGGGAGTACTGTATTAATTGCCCTTATACCCACTTACAACCAAATTGGCATCTGGGCTCCTATCTGCTTGCTTATCTTAAGAATATTGCAAGGGATTGGCCTTGGCGGTGAATGGGGCGGTGCTGTACTAATGACTTTTGAACATGCACCCATAAAAAAAAGGGGGCTATATGCAAGTTTGCCTCAAATTGGACTATCAATAGGCTTGCTTTTGGCATCTGGGGTTGTGGGAGTACTTTCTTCTACTTTATCTGACAGTCAGTTCATGTCATGGGGATGGCGAACAGCTTTTGCGCTTAGTTCCATATTGATATTCCTTGGTTTATGGATTCGACTTAATGTTTCTGAATCGCCTGAGTTTAAGAAAGTGAAGGAAAATAACATAGAATCTAACATGCCTATAAAGGACATGTGGAAAAATAATACTGGTAATGTACTGGCTGGCATGGGTGCAAGATATATAGACGGCGTGTTCTTTAATGTTATGGGTGTATTTTCAATTACCTATTTAACCAACTCCCTTGATCTATCACGTACCGAGGCATTACTCGGTGTGTCCGCAGCAGCATTTGTCATGTGCTTTTTCATTCCTATCTTCGGTCATGTATCTGACCGGCTTGGAAGAACTCGAACCTATTTAATTGGTAGTCTTGTAACAGGACTTTCTGCACTACCTGCTTTTTGGATAATGTCGAACAGTAATGGCAGCACCCTTGTAATCTGGTTGGCTCTCATCATCCCTCTGGGAATCTTTTATTCATCTGTTTATGGGCCTGAGGCTGCTTTATTTGCAGAGCTATTCGATGCTCCTGTCAGATACACTGGGATGTCTTTCGTATATCAATTTTCAGGGATTTTCGCAAGTGGTTTGACTCCTATCATTGCCACTGCATTATTAGGTTATAATAATGGATCTCCCATTTTACTAAGCTTGTATGTCGCTTTTGCTGGTTTAGTAAGCGCAATATCGGTTTGGTGGATTGGTAATAACAAAAAACTTAAATCCACTCCAAATATAAAGTCTGAAGCTATGATAAAAAAAGGATAA
- a CDS encoding iron-containing alcohol dehydrogenase — MAILDLPRNILVENGAIHYLGKLISSKGGRKVFILMDSFLARPPLNLHEKISLILMKSGIEFKLFTNFSGEPSTKHVEDALTHFNDFQGDCVLGIGGGSAIDLAKALSVFGKSMDTEWNGIPNYKKLDRLPLFAVPTTSGTGSEVTKIMVITDFVTNIKMNPSHPDLVPDVAILDPELTLSLPPNFTVYTGLDALSHAIEALLSNRATVMTKLFSLEAIKLIEKSLPNVFEDGSNIDSRREMMLASCYAGIAFSNASTNLAHATGRALGARFHIPHGLSVALLMPFVIEFSLDSCQEQLAEIALALGASPSLNEEKLTSFPISALEEYNEKFGVWNDGLKYIDTQKLIAEIPALVSDALSGNGIATNRKVPTEQDIQNVFHLLAEKLSSRNSQTVSKIKIK, encoded by the coding sequence ATGGCTATACTTGATTTACCTCGGAATATATTGGTTGAAAATGGTGCCATTCATTATTTAGGGAAACTAATTAGTTCAAAAGGAGGGAGAAAAGTTTTCATTCTCATGGACTCTTTCTTGGCTAGACCTCCTTTGAATCTCCATGAAAAGATAAGCCTTATCTTAATGAAAAGCGGCATAGAATTTAAACTTTTCACAAATTTTTCTGGAGAACCGTCTACCAAACATGTGGAAGACGCATTAACGCATTTCAATGATTTTCAGGGAGACTGTGTACTTGGCATAGGCGGAGGCAGTGCCATCGACTTAGCAAAGGCATTATCTGTTTTCGGTAAATCAATGGATACTGAATGGAATGGCATACCTAATTACAAAAAACTAGATCGGCTCCCTCTTTTTGCAGTTCCTACAACTTCTGGAACCGGATCTGAAGTTACTAAAATTATGGTTATCACGGATTTTGTTACGAATATAAAAATGAATCCAAGTCACCCGGACCTAGTTCCAGATGTGGCAATTTTAGATCCGGAATTAACTTTAAGCCTCCCCCCCAATTTTACGGTCTATACAGGACTCGATGCTCTTTCACATGCTATTGAAGCCCTTCTTTCGAATAGGGCAACCGTCATGACCAAATTATTCTCTCTTGAAGCTATTAAACTAATCGAAAAATCACTACCAAATGTTTTTGAGGATGGTTCAAATATCGATTCTAGAAGAGAAATGATGTTGGCTAGCTGTTATGCAGGCATCGCTTTTTCAAATGCCTCCACAAATTTGGCCCATGCAACAGGAAGAGCGTTAGGAGCGAGGTTCCACATTCCACATGGACTAAGCGTAGCATTGCTGATGCCCTTCGTTATTGAATTCAGCCTAGATTCCTGCCAAGAACAATTGGCGGAAATTGCACTGGCACTTGGCGCCTCCCCTTCTCTTAATGAAGAAAAACTTACATCATTTCCTATTTCTGCACTAGAAGAATATAATGAAAAGTTCGGAGTTTGGAATGACGGACTTAAATATATAGACACCCAAAAGTTAATTGCCGAAATTCCAGCATTAGTTTCTGATGCCCTTTCAGGTAATGGAATAGCGACCAATAGAAAAGTTCCGACTGAGCAGGACATACAGAATGTTTTTCACTTATTAGCTGAGAAACTATCTAGCCGAAATTCACAAACTGTATCAAAAATAAAAATTAAGTAA